The following nucleotide sequence is from Komagataeibacter medellinensis NBRC 3288.
TCAACCGCCGCGTGCTGTCCGTGCTGGACGAGTCGCAGGTTTTCCGAATCGACCACTTCCTGGGCAAGGAGACGGTGCAGAACATCCTCGCCATGCGGTTTGGCAACCTGATATTCGAGCCACTGTGGCGCAATGAATACGTGGATCATATCGAGATCACCGCCGCCGAGACCATTGGCGTGGAACAGCGCGGCGCGTTTTACGAACCCACCGGCGCGCTGCGCGACATGGTGCCCAACCACCTATTCCAACTGTTTGCCATGGTGGCGATGGAACCGCCCAACACATTCGATGCCGAAAGCGTGCGCAATGCCAAGGAACAGCTGTTCGAGGCCGTGACCCCGATCGACCCGGCGGATGCGGTGCGCGGGCAGTACGTGGCGGGCACGGTGGAGGGCAAACCGATGGTCGGCTACCGCGAAAGCCCCGGCGTCGCCCCCCACAGCAATACCGAGACCTATGTGGCGCTCAAGCTGCATGTGGAGAACTGGCGCTGGGCGGGAGTGCCGTTCTACCTGCGCACCGGCAAGGGGCTGGGTGGCCGCCGCACGGAGGTGGTGGTCCAGTTCCGCAAGCCGCCCATGTTGATGTTCCATAATACCGAGACGGACGAACTCCCCCCTAACCGCATCATCCTCAACATCCAGCCCGCTCAGGGGCTGACGGTGGAACTGGGGGCCAAGAAGCCGGGGCCAGAAATGGACCTGACCGATGTGCAGGCTCGCTTCCGTTACGAGGACAGCTTCGCCGCAAGCCCCAATGTGGGATATGAGACCCTGCTGTATGACTGCCTGATTGGCGATGAAACCCTGTTTCAGCGCGCCGATAATATCGAGGCGGCATGGAAGGCGGTCGATCCCGTACTGCAGGCCTGGGCGCAGGATGGTGCAGGGCCGGAACCCTATGCTGCGGGCACAACCGGCCCGAAGAGGGCCGATGAACTGCTCCAGCGCGACGGGCGGACATGGTACCCGCTTGACGGGGCATAAAAGACAGAAGTTTCTGGTGAAGATTTTTTCAAAAATCTTCACCAGAATATCGCTTTTTTGAAAAAGGCCGTACCCGGAAACTTGTATTAAAAAAGCCCGCTCCTTTCATGGGAGCGGGCTTTTTTGTGGCTGCAGACAGATTACTGCGCTGCCGCGGCGCGGGCCTGCTGCTGTTCGGCATGCTCGGTATCGCCCTGCGCGAACAGGGTATCGGCATTCTTGCGCTGCTTCTTGCTGAAGCTGTCATACAGGCTGGCGAAGGCGGAGTTCAGGGTCTGCATGTCCCGTGCGCGCTCTTCCACCAGATCGGCATAGGACTGCATGTTCTCCACCGCGTTCATCTGCGGCAGCTTTTCACGGCGGGCCTCGATGGCATCATGCAGGCGCTGGCCGTTGGCGCGCATGTCCTCAGCAAAGGGCGTCCACAGGGCTTCCTGCTTCTTGGTAATGCGCAACTGGTCATGCAGGGCCTTGATATGGGCCTCGACCTGCTCCGGCGCCAGGTCACGCGGTGTATGCGCCAGTGATGCGGTCGGGTTGGAGGCTGTCGGCTGCGGGGTGGCAGGCACCTGCGCCATGGCCATGGCGGGAAGCAGGATTAGGGCGGCGGCAGGCACGAAACGGCGGAGCATCATGGTATTTATTTTCCTTGGCTGGGATGATCAATGTGCGGTGTGGCATGCCACAGCGGTTCAGTAACCGCCGCCATACGGGTAGTAATACGGGTAGTAGGCTGGCGGTGGAGGCGGGGGCGGCGGGGCCGGGTAATAGGCGGGCGGCGGGGCAACCGCACCGCGTTCGGCCATCGCGCTGCCGAGCATGGCGCCAACAGCCAGCCCCGCGATCCCGCTGCCTATGGCCAGCCCCGCGCCGCCGCCCCGGCGGTGATCATGCCAGCCTCTACCATAGCCACGACCCGGCGGCGGGCCACCATGCCACCCAGGCCCCCCGCGGAAAGGCTGGGCGTGTGCTGCTGGTACGGCTGCCGCCATAATGCCCAGCGCCAGACTGGCGGACAGGAGGGATGCGGTCAGTTTGTGCAGATGCATGGCGCTTGGAAACCTCGACATGTCGTAAAACCGGATAACAGGACCATTCTGGTCCCTGCTCGTGCCTAAACGATGGTCGTGCGGCTGTCGCCCTATGCCACCCATGGCAGGCGTTTGGTCAGGGCGGATAACCGGTGGCGGCGCAGTTCGTTTCGTGCCCGGGTATCGTTTGTCATGTAATTAAGCTGGATGGTGTAGCGCGGCCCGACATAGGGCCGATGGCCATGCCAGGTCTCCGGCCCGTTGGGAAAGACCAGAAGCGTGCCGTTTACGGGGGGGATCTCGGCGGCGAAATCCTCCAGGTCATCGGGGCCGCGCAGCAGGCGCAGGCAGCCTTCATGGCGCGACCAGGCATCGCCCTCGGACGCGGCGTTCAGGTACAGCAGCACGGTTACGCGCTTGCTGTCGGAGTCGCGGTGGATACGCCCGTCCCGTGCCCGCGTGCGGCCGCGAAGTGTCAGCATGGTGGGCGCGCCCTCAAGGTCCAGCCCGAACCTGCCCGCGATCAGCCCGCGCAGGCGTGGCCCCTCCAGTTCCGCCACCAGTTGTGTCATGAGCGGGGAGAGGCCGAGCGCCTGTGGCGGGAAGGACCCGCCCGAGCGGATGATGGGCAGGCTGGCAGTCAGGGCCTGCAGGTCCGCCTGCCTGATGAAATGCGGCACGACCATGTGGGGGAAAGGCGCGGTGGAAACGGGCGCGCCCTCAAATGCCGCATAGTCGGGGGTGACGGGTTGGATCATGCCATCCTGCAAGCGCATCGGTTGAGGGGGCAAGATTAGGGCCATAACCGCCCCCTCGCAAGATGGTGCGCCTTTCAGTCCTTAACGGTATCCACCGCATCCAGCACACGGCTGGAATAGACAATGGCGGCCCCTGCGTTCAGGGCTACGGCAACGCCCAGTGCCTCGGCTATTTCCTCCTTGGTGGCGCCGGCTTTCACGGCGGCGGTGGAATGGACGGAGATGCACCCATCGCACCGGGTGGTCACGGCAACTGCCAGCGCAATCAGTTCACGGGTCTTGGCATCCAGCTTGCCGGTTTTCGCGGCCGCGCCGTCGAGTGTCTGGAGTCCCTTCAGCGTATCGGGCGAAAGGGTGGCAAAGGCGCGGACGGACTCGCCCAGATGGGCGCGGTAGGCGTTCCAGTCAGTCATCACAAACTCTCCATTTCGAATGCTTTTAGTTCACCAGATGGAGAGAACCCCTGTCATGACACAGTTTAGCGAGTTTGTGCCCTTGAAGGGGTTTTTTGAACGGACTATCGCCAGATTATTATGAACATGGACATAGCCCCCGCCCGCCCGTCCTCTGCGGCGTTGCCCGCAGGTACCGGCCCCTTCGCCGCCTATGAGGCCCGCGTGGCTTCAGGCCGTCTTGATCGTGATCCCGAGCAGGAAAAGGCTGCCCGCAGGCTGGACCGCCTGTGGCGGGAACTGCGTGATTATCACCCCGTGGTCCAGCAGGCCGCGCCACAGGCCACAGGCTGGCTGGGCGGTTTGAAGGCACGGCTGGGTCTGGCGGCACGCCCCGCCACCGAACCCCCCCGCCCGCGCGGGGTCTACATGGTGGGGCAGGTGGGGCGGGGCAAGACCATGCTCATGGACCTGTTCTTCAGCCTTGCACCGGTGGAGCACAAACGCCGGGTGCATTTCCACCGCTTCATGCAGGATGTGCACCAGCGCCTGCATGACATGAAGGATGCCGATCCCGACCTTGCCGATCCCATCCCGCCACTGGCCCGCCAGATTGCGCAGGAAGCGTGGCTGCTGTGCTTTGATGAATTTCAGGTCAATGACATTGCCGATGCCATGATCCTTGGTCGCCTGTTCGATTACCTGTTCGCCGATGGCGTGGTTGTGGTCGCCACTTCCAACACCAAGCCCGAGGATCTGTTCCAGGACCGCCCCGGTGCGGATGCCTTCAAGCCGTTCATCGCCGCAATCCTGAAGGAAGTGGATACCGTCATCCTCGATTCCCCGCGTGATTACCGGCGCGGCAACGCACCCGGCATGCAGACATGGATCATCCCCGCCAATGACGCGGCGCGCCGCGCACTCGACTCCATTTTCACCCGCCTTGCGGCGGATGCCCCGGTCGTGCCGGTCACACTCGATGTCATGGGTCGTAGCCTGAAGGTGGCGCAGGCCGCAGGTCCGGTCGCGCGCTTCAGCTTTTCCGACCTGTGCGGCAGGCCGCTCGGCGCGGGGGACTATCTGGCGCTGGCCACGCGCTTTCCCAATCTCGTGCTTGATGGCGTGCCCCGCATGGGGCCGGATAATTTTGACGAGGCCCGGCGCTTCATCGTCCTGATCGATACGCTGTACGAGCAGAACGTCAAGCTGTTCGCTTCCGCCGAAGACAGGCCCGATGCCATCTATGCGAAGGGACAGGGAGCGACCGCGTTCGAGCGCACGGCCTCGCGGCTGGAGGAGATGCAGAGCGCCGCCTACATGCAACTGCCGCACCTGAACGCATAAACGGCTGAAATGACGAAGGGGTCACGCCATCGTGACGGTTATGGCGGTGGTGTGACTGCCGGGGCGGTAGGCAAGCGGCACTGTCTTTGTTTGAGTATGGGCGAGTTCGCATCAGCCGGGCGCATGGCTGCGGATAATGATGTTTTGCAGCGCCTTGCCCCACCCGCTTCGGGGCAGGCACGAAAATGTCAGTATGCGCGGCAAGCAGACCTGCTCCTGATGAATGACGGCGGCATCCGGGTTAGGGTGCGGCTAGGGTAGCGATACAAATCGGGCTGGTGAGAGTGTCGCCGGACCCGAAAATAGCGCGGCCACAAAGGCCGCCAGCGAGGAGATGTCTTCAATATGGCGGGCGTAGATATTCTTTCGACCGCGTTCAGCGGCGCCAATACGGCCTATCTGGCTGAATTGTATGCACGCTGGGTGGCCGATCCCAATAGCGTCGATCCTTCCTTTGCCTCCCTGTTCCAGGAGTTGCATGAGGAAGGGGCGGAAATCGTTCATGATGCGGAAGGGGCCTCCTGGGCGCCGCGCCCGCATATCATTACCGGTGATGAGCCAGCCCCCCTGCCAAATGGCAACGCGGCGGGCGTCACCACGGAAGGGCTGAAGGCGGCAGCCGATGACAGCCTGCGCGCAACGCAGTTGATCCGTGCTTTCCGCGTGCGCGGCCACCTTGAAGCCCGGCTGGACCCGCTGGGCCTGCAGGTGCCCAAGCCCCATGCCGACCTGGACCCGGCCACCTACGGCTTCGGCCCCAAGGACCTGGACCGCCCGATCTATCTCGGTCACATCGTGGCCAGCCTGATCGGGTCGGACACCGCCACCATCAACCAGGTGCTCGATGCCCTGCGCGCGGTATATTGCGGGCCGATCGGTGCCGAGTTCATGCACATCCAGGACCCCGAGCAGCGCATGTGGGTGCAGGCGCGGCTGGAAGGTGACAACTGGCGCAAGGGCGCAACCCCGGACCAGAAGAAGGTCATCTTGCAGCAGTTGACCGAAGCGGAAGGCTTCGAGTCCTTCTGTCAGAAGCGCTATGTCGGCACCAAGCGCTTCGGCCTTGAAGGCGAGGACGTGACCATCCCCGCGCTGCACGCGATCATCGACCAGGCGGCCAAGGGCGGCGTACGTTCGGTGGCCATCGGCATGCCGCATCGTGGGCGACTGAACACGCTGGTCAACATCGTGCGCAAGCCCTACACCGCCATCTTCAGCGAATTCGCCGGGGCATCCTTCAAGCCCGACGACGTGCAGGGTTCGGGCGATGTGAAATACCATCTCGGCACCTCCACCGATGTCGAGATCGCGGGCACCCCGGTCCATATCTCGCTGCAGCCCAACCCCTCGCACCTTGAGGCGGTGGACCCGGTCGTGATCGGCAAGGTCCGTGCAACACAGGATGACGATGACCACACCCAGCGTGGCCGCCACATGGGTGTGCTACTGCATGGTGACGCGGCATTCGCCGGTCAGGGCATCGTGTACGAGACGCTGGCCATGTCGCAGTTGATCGGCTACCGCACCGGCGGCACGATCCACGTCGTGGTCAACAACCAGATCGGCTTCACCACCGTATCGGTCCATTCCTTCTCTGGCCTTTACTGCACGGACGTGGCCAAGGCGGTGCAGGCCCCGATCCTGCATGTGAATGGCGATGAGCCGGAAGCGGTGATCTACTGTTCGCGCCTTGCAGCCGAGTTCCGCCAGAAGTTCGCATCCGACGTGGTGCTGGACATCGTGGGCTATCGCCGCCACGGCCATAACGAGTCCGATGAGCCGTCATTTACCCAGCCCATCATGTACAAGGCCATTGCCGCGCGCCCGACCATCCGCACGCTGTATTCCGACCGCCTTGTGCGCGAAGGCGTGCTGACCGAAGCCGAGGTTACTGCCGAGTGGGATGGCTTCCACAACAAGCTGGAAGAAGCCTATCAGGCCGCACAGGGCTACAAGCCCAACAAGGCTGACTGGCTGGAAGGTGCATGGAAGGGGCTGAAGCCGCCGCCGGTTGATACGACCCTGCCTGCACCGGAAACGGGTGTGGCCATCGACACGCTCAAGGAAGTGGGTGCGGCCCTGGCCCGTGTGCCCGATGATTTCAACGCCAACCCCAAGATCGTTCGCCAGCTCAAGGCCAAGGCGAAGATGTTCGAGACGGGCACGGGA
It contains:
- a CDS encoding carboxymuconolactone decarboxylase family protein — its product is MTDWNAYRAHLGESVRAFATLSPDTLKGLQTLDGAAAKTGKLDAKTRELIALAVAVTTRCDGCISVHSTAAVKAGATKEEIAEALGVAVALNAGAAIVYSSRVLDAVDTVKD
- a CDS encoding 2OG-Fe(II) oxygenase, which gives rise to MIQPVTPDYAAFEGAPVSTAPFPHMVVPHFIRQADLQALTASLPIIRSGGSFPPQALGLSPLMTQLVAELEGPRLRGLIAGRFGLDLEGAPTMLTLRGRTRARDGRIHRDSDSKRVTVLLYLNAASEGDAWSRHEGCLRLLRGPDDLEDFAAEIPPVNGTLLVFPNGPETWHGHRPYVGPRYTIQLNYMTNDTRARNELRRHRLSALTKRLPWVA
- a CDS encoding 2-oxoglutarate dehydrogenase E1 component, with the protein product MAGVDILSTAFSGANTAYLAELYARWVADPNSVDPSFASLFQELHEEGAEIVHDAEGASWAPRPHIITGDEPAPLPNGNAAGVTTEGLKAAADDSLRATQLIRAFRVRGHLEARLDPLGLQVPKPHADLDPATYGFGPKDLDRPIYLGHIVASLIGSDTATINQVLDALRAVYCGPIGAEFMHIQDPEQRMWVQARLEGDNWRKGATPDQKKVILQQLTEAEGFESFCQKRYVGTKRFGLEGEDVTIPALHAIIDQAAKGGVRSVAIGMPHRGRLNTLVNIVRKPYTAIFSEFAGASFKPDDVQGSGDVKYHLGTSTDVEIAGTPVHISLQPNPSHLEAVDPVVIGKVRATQDDDDHTQRGRHMGVLLHGDAAFAGQGIVYETLAMSQLIGYRTGGTIHVVVNNQIGFTTVSVHSFSGLYCTDVAKAVQAPILHVNGDEPEAVIYCSRLAAEFRQKFASDVVLDIVGYRRHGHNESDEPSFTQPIMYKAIAARPTIRTLYSDRLVREGVLTEAEVTAEWDGFHNKLEEAYQAAQGYKPNKADWLEGAWKGLKPPPVDTTLPAPETGVAIDTLKEVGAALARVPDDFNANPKIVRQLKAKAKMFETGTGIDWATGEALGFGTLLLDRHKVRLSGEDCQRGTFSQRHAVLIDQVNQNTYVPLNNIAKEQAGIEIYNSLLSEFGVLGFEYGYSLADPNALVLWEAQFGDFANGAQVIIDQFIASGETKWLRMSGLVMLLPHGYEGQGPEHSSARLERYLELCAENNMRVCNLTTPANYYHALRRQLFLDYRKPLIIMTPKSLLRNKLAVSELKDFGPGTRFLPVIGEIDQIADPAKVDRVVICSGKVYYDLLTERRERKLDNVAIVRLEQFYPFPEKMLAEELARYKQAKVIWCQEEPANMGGWNFVDRRIEGVLTSVGHKSTRPVYAGRVAAASPATGLAKVHLAEQAALVNKALGVSA
- the zwf gene encoding glucose-6-phosphate dehydrogenase, coding for MPLSSDISTTPASAAPHPVMPAGVRPAPACTLVIFGAHGDLTKRLLMPALYNLAGNRLLDADFRIIGVDRVDSTTKQWRDGLTAMMQSFTTDPNAEFHPPSIDAAQWDWLAERLEYVQADFTDVDAIRALGEKLPGNAIFYLAIPSRFFAPVVETLGKAAVVTQKEGAFRRVVIEKPFGSDLASAKELNRRVLSVLDESQVFRIDHFLGKETVQNILAMRFGNLIFEPLWRNEYVDHIEITAAETIGVEQRGAFYEPTGALRDMVPNHLFQLFAMVAMEPPNTFDAESVRNAKEQLFEAVTPIDPADAVRGQYVAGTVEGKPMVGYRESPGVAPHSNTETYVALKLHVENWRWAGVPFYLRTGKGLGGRRTEVVVQFRKPPMLMFHNTETDELPPNRIILNIQPAQGLTVELGAKKPGPEMDLTDVQARFRYEDSFAASPNVGYETLLYDCLIGDETLFQRADNIEAAWKAVDPVLQAWAQDGAGPEPYAAGTTGPKRADELLQRDGRTWYPLDGA
- a CDS encoding Spy/CpxP family protein refolding chaperone gives rise to the protein MMLRRFVPAAALILLPAMAMAQVPATPQPTASNPTASLAHTPRDLAPEQVEAHIKALHDQLRITKKQEALWTPFAEDMRANGQRLHDAIEARREKLPQMNAVENMQSYADLVEERARDMQTLNSAFASLYDSFSKKQRKNADTLFAQGDTEHAEQQQARAAAAQ
- the zapE gene encoding cell division protein ZapE; its protein translation is MNMDIAPARPSSAALPAGTGPFAAYEARVASGRLDRDPEQEKAARRLDRLWRELRDYHPVVQQAAPQATGWLGGLKARLGLAARPATEPPRPRGVYMVGQVGRGKTMLMDLFFSLAPVEHKRRVHFHRFMQDVHQRLHDMKDADPDLADPIPPLARQIAQEAWLLCFDEFQVNDIADAMILGRLFDYLFADGVVVVATSNTKPEDLFQDRPGADAFKPFIAAILKEVDTVILDSPRDYRRGNAPGMQTWIIPANDAARRALDSIFTRLAADAPVVPVTLDVMGRSLKVAQAAGPVARFSFSDLCGRPLGAGDYLALATRFPNLVLDGVPRMGPDNFDEARRFIVLIDTLYEQNVKLFASAEDRPDAIYAKGQGATAFERTASRLEEMQSAAYMQLPHLNA